A region of Allocoleopsis franciscana PCC 7113 DNA encodes the following proteins:
- a CDS encoding fatty acid desaturase family protein, with protein sequence MTIDREETLITQVEYAKKIRPLLPDIAFIPDPSKLVILFINLAILILGWVIASHLDRWSPYLLWLYLPLAVVMGNSITVLLFSSHEVMHGSVIRNPKLIRMIGFLGFAIGWMPPTFWKSVHNRVHHSKTNSFDDPDRNYLYEQPNTWGKWFQHLIEPSSEVNFIGLALGMPTSWLLYTFRNLTSVLFFNDESVDYVPAVVRVSAKDRLAIAGEFFLILMIHLSIMAYLQFDLIKLVFSYFIPLGIGYAGMFFYIYTNHMICPMTLVNDPLLNSVSLRVYKLFDKLHLNFSYHTEHHIFPGMNSDYYPMVQELLETHYPERMNLIDAGEAWRLLRQTPRHYKNENTFTNWSGEKDVACPLLHK encoded by the coding sequence ATGACTATTGATAGAGAAGAAACACTGATTACTCAAGTAGAATATGCAAAAAAAATACGTCCCCTACTGCCGGATATAGCTTTTATCCCCGATCCAAGTAAATTAGTCATATTGTTTATTAATCTGGCAATTTTAATACTCGGCTGGGTGATCGCGTCTCATCTGGATCGTTGGTCTCCATACCTTTTATGGCTATATTTACCCCTAGCTGTGGTGATGGGCAATAGCATCACTGTCTTGCTATTTAGCTCTCATGAAGTCATGCATGGCAGCGTAATTAGGAACCCCAAGCTGATTCGTATGATTGGCTTCCTGGGGTTCGCGATAGGATGGATGCCACCAACCTTCTGGAAATCTGTTCATAACCGAGTGCATCACAGTAAAACAAATTCCTTCGATGATCCTGATCGTAATTACTTATACGAGCAGCCTAATACCTGGGGGAAATGGTTTCAGCATCTTATAGAACCTTCTAGTGAAGTCAATTTCATAGGGTTGGCATTGGGAATGCCGACTTCATGGTTACTTTATACGTTTCGCAATCTGACTTCCGTGCTGTTCTTTAATGATGAATCTGTTGATTATGTTCCTGCCGTCGTTAGGGTCAGTGCTAAAGACCGTCTGGCGATCGCAGGAGAATTTTTTCTGATCTTAATGATTCATCTAAGTATCATGGCTTATCTGCAATTTGACTTAATAAAACTCGTTTTTAGCTACTTTATACCCTTGGGGATTGGCTATGCTGGAATGTTTTTTTATATTTATACAAATCACATGATTTGCCCCATGACACTCGTTAACGATCCACTATTGAATAGTGTTTCTCTACGAGTTTATAAACTCTTTGATAAGTTGCATTTAAATTTTTCTTACCATACCGAGCATCATATTTTTCCAGGCATGAATTCTGATTATTATCCAATGGTTCAAGAGTTATTAGAAACTCACTATCCTGAGCGTATGAACTTAATAGATGCTGGGGAAGCTTGGCGCTTACTGCGGCAAACTCCTCGGCATTACAAAAATGAAAATACTTTTACAAATTGGTCAGGAGAGAAGGATGTTGCTTGCCCTCTGCTCCATAAATAA
- a CDS encoding carbohydrate ABC transporter permease, which produces MPKILPKKPSPSFGKWLIVALLLIGAALVLLPLAIVLLMSLAPTGTSATSGNLAPKGLSLDHYRQAWASGNFLLAFANSTVVALTVTGFQVITSALAGYALARLKFRGRQALLLLILATLVIPFQILVVPIFLVLKWGHLINTYGALILPTAASGFGIFLLRQFFLTVPVELEEAAALDGANRLQILGRVMLPLSRPALVTLFLFTFIGEWNDLFKPLVFTTRPELRTVQLALAEFQEQFTNNWSLLMAAVVIATLPVVVVFLFGQRQFIQGIATTGIKN; this is translated from the coding sequence ATGCCTAAAATCCTCCCTAAAAAACCCTCCCCGTCGTTTGGGAAATGGCTAATTGTGGCTTTGCTACTTATCGGGGCAGCTCTTGTTCTACTTCCCTTAGCCATTGTTTTGTTAATGTCTTTGGCACCTACTGGGACAAGTGCTACCAGTGGCAACCTCGCACCAAAGGGACTCAGCCTCGATCACTATCGACAAGCTTGGGCTAGTGGGAACTTTCTGTTGGCATTTGCGAATTCCACCGTTGTCGCCCTTACCGTAACAGGGTTTCAGGTGATTACCTCTGCCCTAGCAGGCTATGCCTTGGCACGGCTCAAATTTCGGGGGCGTCAAGCGCTGCTGCTGCTGATTTTGGCAACTCTGGTGATTCCTTTTCAGATTTTAGTGGTGCCCATTTTTCTCGTTCTGAAGTGGGGGCATCTGATCAATACTTACGGGGCGCTGATTCTGCCCACAGCCGCGAGTGGCTTTGGTATTTTTCTTTTACGGCAGTTTTTCCTCACCGTGCCTGTGGAGTTGGAAGAAGCGGCGGCACTAGATGGGGCAAACCGGCTCCAAATTCTTGGGCGAGTCATGCTACCTTTGTCTCGCCCTGCGTTGGTGACGCTATTTTTGTTTACCTTTATCGGCGAGTGGAATGATTTGTTCAAGCCCCTTGTTTTCACCACACGACCGGAATTAAGAACAGTTCAACTCGCTTTGGCAGAGTTTCAGGAACAATTTACCAATAACTGGTCATTACTGATGGCGGCTGTAGTGATAGCGACTTTACCAGTAGTCGTGGTGTTTCTTTTCGGTCAGCGGCAGTTTATCCAAGGCATTGCTACAACCGGAATTAAGAATTGA
- a CDS encoding aldehyde oxygenase (deformylating), whose amino-acid sequence MQQLAVSPEFDFTSESYKDAYSRINAIVIEGEQEAHDNYITLAQLLPDHKDELQRLSKMESRHMKGFQACGRNLSVTPDMEFAKQYFSQLHGNFQTAAATGNVVTCLLIQSLIIECFAIAAYNIYIPVADDFARKITEGVVKDEYMHLNFGEVWLKDHFEESKAELEQANRQNLPLVWRMLNQVEDDAHILGMEKDALVEDFMIAYGEALSNIGFTTRDIMRMSAYGLTAA is encoded by the coding sequence ATGCAGCAGCTTGCAGTCAGTCCAGAGTTTGATTTCACTAGTGAATCCTACAAGGACGCCTACAGCCGCATCAATGCGATCGTGATTGAAGGTGAACAAGAGGCTCACGATAATTACATCACACTGGCCCAACTGCTGCCAGACCACAAAGATGAACTCCAGCGCCTCTCGAAGATGGAAAGCCGCCACATGAAGGGTTTTCAAGCCTGTGGTCGGAATCTCAGTGTGACGCCCGATATGGAGTTTGCTAAGCAGTACTTTAGCCAGTTGCACGGCAACTTTCAGACGGCAGCCGCAACGGGCAATGTGGTGACGTGTTTGTTGATTCAATCACTGATTATCGAGTGTTTCGCGATCGCGGCTTACAACATCTATATTCCCGTCGCTGACGACTTCGCTAGAAAAATTACCGAAGGGGTTGTTAAAGACGAGTACATGCACCTCAATTTCGGTGAAGTTTGGCTGAAAGACCACTTTGAAGAATCTAAAGCCGAACTCGAACAAGCCAATCGTCAAAACCTTCCCTTAGTTTGGCGGATGCTTAACCAAGTTGAAGATGATGCTCATATCCTGGGCATGGAAAAAGATGCTCTGGTTGAAGACTTTATGATTGCCTACGGGGAAGCCTTGAGCAACATTGGTTTTACCACTCGTGACATTATGCGGATGTCAGCCTACGGTCTAACAGCGGCTTAA